One window of the Candidatus Dependentiae bacterium genome contains the following:
- the pth gene encoding aminoacyl-tRNA hydrolase: protein MNKNLLADVEIKAIIGLGNPGPKFFYQRHNIGFRVLDKLAMHYDATWQAREHMEYANISINGHQVILIKPQTFMNSSGKVIPFLLKKGIEAQHILVVHDELEQPFGKLSFKIGGSAKGHNGLRSIMEFCGQDFARLRFGIGRPERKEDVGNYVLQNFSEDPAEIDQLINDAVRMIEELYV, encoded by the coding sequence ATGAATAAGAACCTACTTGCAGATGTAGAAATCAAAGCAATTATTGGTCTGGGAAATCCGGGTCCTAAATTTTTTTATCAGCGGCACAATATCGGGTTCAGGGTACTTGATAAATTGGCTATGCATTATGATGCTACCTGGCAGGCAAGAGAACATATGGAATATGCAAATATTTCTATTAATGGTCATCAGGTCATACTTATCAAACCTCAGACATTTATGAATAGTTCAGGTAAGGTAATTCCATTTCTACTCAAAAAAGGAATTGAAGCTCAACATATCTTGGTAGTTCATGATGAGCTCGAGCAGCCATTTGGTAAACTGTCTTTTAAAATAGGCGGTAGTGCAAAAGGTCACAATGGATTGCGTTCTATTATGGAATTTTGTGGCCAAGATTTTGCACGTCTGCGATTTGGTATTGGTCGTCCAGAGCGCAAAGAGGACGTCGGCAATTATGTGTTGCAGAACTTTAGCGAAGACCCTGCAGAAATTGACCAATTAATTAATGATGCAGTCCGTATGATAGAAGAATTATATGTATAG
- a CDS encoding HAD-IC family P-type ATPase, whose translation MQYYQKSVEEVASQLKTNTNTGLSQQAVAEHRQTYGANRLPDVKQRGWVSIFLSQFQSPLIYILLIAATIIFFVGEDKLDAFIISGVLFLNAIVGTIQEGRTKNIIASLKRFIKTTTVVVRDGTKMVVDDSDLAVGDIVLLQEGQRVPADARVIESNNMLVEESALTGESQAIHKTEALLTDEVPLAERTNMVYKGTYVMAGSGKAIVTAVGVDTEIGKIHKTVEEIQTDIPLRKELEHLSYVILLFILAMCVFLFVIGFATGRPLTELLVILTALFICVVPEGLPVVLTLVLVTGALRMAKRNVLAKNLQAVESLGRADVIVIDKTGTLTRNELVVSRIYADDIDYMVTGQGYYAEGQVLKDGVVVEAPAPSSALYQMGVAASLLNTAEITYLSKLGLFDIKGDPTEAALLIASQKLGFTHDALAKEYKKIYEIPFDSQLKYHAGFFKHDDQVIAYVIGAPEALIDRMIGTKSAAEQELVTLLDDGLRVVAIGAKTCKPSDIPSDQLEESEQRAQYKKLLENEVTLLGFMGIQDSIRPEVERVVYTAREAGLHIIMATGDHEKTALYVAKKTDIFSEGDEVLDGAQFDALSDDQLKDKLAHVTVFSRVTPQQKMRIIQLLHDQHKIVAMTGDGINDAPSLVAADLGIAMGSIGTEVAKAAADLILLDDSFVNIMNAVEEGRHIFYTLRKVILYFFATNMGEILIVLFALMTGLPLPITAAQILWLNLVTDGFLDIGLSLEPKEPGLLSKDWLQKKLRLVDSTLLLKMLFMAIPMGIGSLCVFWHYYEVNITYARTMTLLTMAMFQWFNAWNCRSETQSIFKLGLFTNRWLIAATLLVLSLQFLLIYAPFMNYIFKTVPLDIHDWLVVVAVSAPIVLLEEVRKFIVHTWLRRA comes from the coding sequence ATGCAATATTATCAGAAATCGGTAGAGGAAGTTGCCTCGCAACTAAAAACGAATACAAACACAGGGTTATCACAACAAGCAGTGGCCGAACATAGGCAAACATATGGCGCTAACAGGTTGCCTGATGTCAAACAGCGTGGCTGGGTATCTATTTTTTTAAGTCAGTTTCAAAGTCCTTTGATTTATATTTTGCTTATTGCTGCTACTATTATATTTTTTGTTGGTGAAGATAAATTAGACGCATTTATTATTAGTGGTGTTCTTTTTTTGAATGCTATTGTTGGTACTATTCAAGAAGGGCGTACCAAAAATATTATTGCTAGTTTGAAACGGTTTATCAAAACAACCACTGTTGTAGTGCGTGATGGTACCAAAATGGTAGTTGATGATAGTGATTTGGCAGTCGGCGATATTGTTTTATTACAAGAAGGGCAACGTGTGCCGGCTGATGCCCGTGTGATAGAGTCAAATAATATGCTAGTTGAGGAGTCAGCACTGACAGGCGAATCACAGGCTATCCATAAAACAGAAGCATTACTTACCGATGAAGTACCATTAGCAGAACGTACCAACATGGTATACAAGGGCACCTATGTCATGGCTGGCTCAGGTAAAGCAATCGTTACTGCAGTTGGTGTAGATACAGAGATTGGTAAAATCCATAAAACAGTTGAAGAAATTCAGACAGATATCCCGCTCAGAAAAGAATTAGAACATCTTTCATATGTAATATTGCTATTTATTTTAGCAATGTGTGTTTTTTTATTTGTAATAGGTTTTGCAACTGGCAGACCATTGACTGAACTGCTTGTTATACTGACCGCATTGTTTATTTGTGTAGTACCAGAAGGATTGCCGGTTGTACTGACACTTGTTTTAGTCACAGGTGCGCTCAGAATGGCAAAGCGCAATGTACTTGCCAAAAATTTGCAAGCAGTTGAATCGCTTGGACGTGCAGATGTAATTGTTATTGATAAAACAGGCACATTAACGCGCAATGAGTTGGTAGTTTCACGCATATATGCCGATGATATAGATTATATGGTTACCGGCCAAGGTTATTATGCAGAAGGTCAGGTACTCAAAGATGGGGTTGTTGTTGAAGCCCCAGCGCCTTCAAGTGCGTTATACCAAATGGGTGTTGCTGCATCATTACTCAATACTGCAGAAATTACCTATTTATCAAAATTAGGCTTATTTGATATCAAGGGAGACCCAACGGAAGCAGCGCTGCTTATAGCATCGCAAAAGCTTGGGTTTACGCACGATGCACTAGCAAAAGAGTATAAAAAAATATATGAGATACCATTTGATTCGCAATTAAAGTACCATGCTGGTTTTTTTAAACATGATGACCAAGTGATTGCATATGTAATTGGTGCGCCTGAAGCTCTGATTGATCGTATGATTGGCACAAAAAGTGCTGCAGAGCAAGAGCTGGTAACATTGCTTGATGATGGACTGCGTGTAGTGGCCATTGGAGCAAAAACATGTAAGCCATCTGATATACCGAGTGATCAGCTAGAAGAAAGTGAGCAGCGTGCACAGTATAAAAAGTTATTAGAAAACGAGGTGACATTACTTGGTTTTATGGGGATTCAAGATTCAATACGTCCGGAAGTTGAGCGTGTAGTCTATACAGCACGTGAGGCTGGGTTACATATTATTATGGCTACCGGTGATCATGAAAAAACGGCATTATATGTCGCAAAGAAAACAGATATTTTTAGCGAAGGTGATGAAGTGCTTGATGGTGCTCAATTTGATGCGTTATCTGATGATCAGCTGAAAGATAAACTTGCGCATGTTACGGTATTTTCACGCGTAACACCTCAGCAAAAAATGCGCATTATTCAATTGCTCCATGATCAGCACAAAATAGTTGCCATGACGGGTGATGGAATCAATGACGCACCATCGTTAGTTGCAGCAGATTTGGGTATTGCTATGGGTAGTATTGGTACTGAGGTAGCAAAAGCAGCAGCAGACCTCATATTGTTGGATGATTCATTTGTTAATATCATGAATGCGGTGGAAGAAGGGCGACATATTTTTTATACATTGCGCAAGGTAATTCTGTATTTTTTTGCAACTAATATGGGCGAAATATTAATTGTATTATTTGCTCTTATGACGGGGTTGCCATTACCAATTACTGCAGCGCAAATTCTATGGCTTAATTTAGTCACGGATGGATTTTTGGATATAGGGCTTTCTTTGGAGCCTAAGGAGCCCGGTTTACTATCTAAAGATTGGTTGCAAAAAAAGTTACGGTTGGTTGATAGTACTTTGTTATTAAAAATGTTATTTATGGCTATTCCTATGGGCATTGGCTCGTTATGTGTGTTTTGGCATTATTATGAAGTTAATATAACGTATGCACGTACAATGACGTTATTGACCATGGCAATGTTTCAATGGTTTAACGCTTGGAATTGTCGCTCAGAAACGCAATCTATATTCAAACTCGGACTTTTTACAAATAGATGGTTGATTGCTGCAACACTGCTTGTGTTAAGTTTGCAATTTTTACTTATATATGCGCCATTTATGAATTATATTTTCAAAACAGTGCCACTTGATATACATGATTGGCTTGTAGTAGTAGCAGTTTCTGCACCAATTGTACTCTTGGAGGAGGTGCGAAAGTTTATAGTACACACATGGCTCAGACGGGCCTAG
- a CDS encoding flavin reductase family protein, whose amino-acid sequence MKTKKSLPLAKVYQLIEPGPVVMVTTAYKSKPNIMTMSWLTMVEFEPPLIACIMSEDNYSFAALKKTKECVINIPTVELIQEVVGIGNTTGSKIDKFKKFELSAEPASHVEIPMIQECYANLECKVVDTKMVSKYNLFILEVVKAWVSTTKKQVKMIHHAGNGVFIVDGKIIRTHSHKK is encoded by the coding sequence ATGAAGACAAAAAAGTCATTGCCTTTGGCAAAAGTATATCAATTGATTGAACCAGGCCCGGTTGTTATGGTTACTACTGCATACAAGAGTAAACCAAATATTATGACTATGTCATGGCTTACCATGGTGGAATTTGAACCACCACTTATTGCATGCATTATGAGTGAAGATAATTATTCATTTGCGGCACTCAAAAAAACAAAAGAGTGTGTTATCAATATTCCTACAGTGGAACTTATACAAGAGGTTGTTGGTATTGGCAATACTACCGGATCAAAGATTGATAAGTTTAAGAAATTTGAATTGTCTGCTGAACCAGCATCGCATGTAGAAATACCGATGATACAAGAATGTTATGCTAATCTTGAGTGCAAGGTAGTTGATACAAAAATGGTATCAAAATATAACTTGTTTATTCTTGAGGTGGTCAAAGCGTGGGTAAGTACTACTAAAAAACAAGTTAAGATGATACATCATGCTGGCAATGGTGTATTTATAGTTGATGGCAAGATCATTAGAACACACTCACACAAAAAGTAA
- a CDS encoding GNAT family N-acetyltransferase, with protein sequence MNTKLLSLFLVAGLFHQARSEVTIEQFQEERDMSAIEEILKAYPTLTHESHGCADGTTKKYLSSTDYMTHVIRVDGNTIGFINYATKPIFYVKHFLDPLKLISWYFSGYGFIQLIGIDTKYQHQGYGRQLLHYALQKLKKQGVSKVMLCTDLDNTINHNFYEKEGFEREFSAPIQNILPNLFYIKVLNAQNL encoded by the coding sequence ATGAATACCAAGCTTCTAAGTTTATTTTTAGTGGCAGGTTTATTTCATCAGGCTCGATCAGAAGTAACGATTGAGCAATTTCAAGAAGAACGGGACATGTCGGCTATTGAAGAAATTTTAAAAGCATATCCAACTCTTACTCATGAGTCTCATGGGTGTGCCGATGGTACAACAAAAAAATATCTATCCAGTACTGATTATATGACGCATGTTATACGGGTGGACGGTAACACTATAGGTTTTATAAATTATGCTACAAAGCCAATATTTTATGTTAAACATTTTTTGGATCCACTCAAGCTGATTAGTTGGTATTTTAGTGGATATGGATTTATACAATTAATTGGTATTGATACAAAGTATCAGCATCAAGGCTATGGCAGACAACTTTTACACTATGCATTGCAGAAGCTCAAAAAACAAGGAGTTTCTAAAGTAATGTTATGTACTGATTTGGATAATACCATTAATCATAATTTTTACGAAAAAGAAGGTTTTGAGCGTGAATTTTCTGCTCCAATACAAAATATATTACCAAATTTATTTTATATAAAAGTATTGAATGCGCAGAATCTATAA
- a CDS encoding OmpH family outer membrane protein encodes MNKKIMTLAAAGMLGLGNMAHGAADANLKIGTMNIMELMRDSEAGKKATQEMEAKREALTASIQKDEQALSKAVDEYNSKKAAISADAREKEETRLMGLRNDLENKIKKSEDELKRAMQYASESLTQQAQAVIDEYGKVNNYDLIQDTASGRIVYRSEKTDLTKTLVANMDAASKKQVTDGKKITPKTAVAATTKPADKKAAA; translated from the coding sequence ATGAATAAAAAAATTATGACACTTGCCGCAGCGGGTATGCTCGGGTTAGGCAATATGGCTCATGGTGCAGCAGATGCCAACTTAAAGATCGGTACTATGAATATTATGGAACTGATGAGAGATTCAGAAGCAGGCAAGAAAGCGACTCAAGAAATGGAAGCAAAACGTGAAGCACTAACTGCATCTATTCAGAAAGATGAACAAGCTTTAAGTAAAGCAGTCGATGAGTACAATAGTAAAAAAGCTGCTATTAGTGCAGATGCGCGTGAAAAAGAAGAAACACGCTTGATGGGCTTGCGTAATGATCTAGAAAACAAAATCAAAAAGTCAGAAGATGAACTAAAGCGTGCTATGCAGTATGCAAGTGAAAGCCTTACTCAACAAGCACAAGCAGTTATCGATGAATACGGCAAAGTAAATAATTATGACCTTATACAAGATACTGCTTCTGGTCGTATCGTGTATCGCTCAGAAAAAACAGATTTGACCAAAACACTTGTTGCAAACATGGATGCAGCATCTAAAAAACAAGTTACAGATGGTAAAAAAATTACCCCAAAAACAGCGGTAGCTGCAACTACTAAGCCAGCTGACAAAAAAGCAGCAGCATAA
- a CDS encoding sodium-dependent bicarbonate transport family permease, with amino-acid sequence MNAFAQLLTNPAIISLLVGGFIGTYATLKLPSAFVELISIYLIFTIGFKGGLCYGAIDQCTTSPLGRLAIIGILLGFIQPLIHYYILRKITTLHRETIAVIAAEYGSISIVTFITAVTFLNERAITYGRFMPAVAGIMEIPAIITGLWIIKHDQHNLGLFPLLKNIMQAMLTCKKLSFIFIGFASGLFLSQYPIDFISQAIIWPFTAILILFMIDIGTKIATQKNAIKQFSPALLGFAIGMPIINGCIGLLVASQFAEHFGSVLLFAVLTSSASYIAVPAVMRTQAPDAQEAIYLPLALGVTLPFNIIIGIPLYYYIGQYLHMFSI; translated from the coding sequence ATGAATGCATTTGCTCAGTTACTCACAAATCCCGCAATAATAAGTTTATTGGTTGGTGGCTTTATTGGTACATACGCCACATTAAAACTACCAAGTGCTTTTGTTGAATTAATTTCTATATATCTTATTTTCACCATAGGTTTTAAAGGTGGTTTGTGTTATGGTGCTATTGATCAATGTACAACCAGCCCGCTTGGTAGGTTGGCAATCATCGGAATATTATTAGGGTTCATACAGCCACTCATTCATTATTACATTCTAAGAAAAATAACTACATTACATAGAGAAACAATAGCAGTCATTGCTGCAGAATACGGATCCATCAGCATTGTAACATTTATTACGGCAGTTACCTTTTTAAATGAGCGGGCAATAACCTATGGCCGATTTATGCCTGCTGTTGCTGGTATCATGGAAATTCCTGCTATCATCACGGGATTATGGATTATAAAACATGATCAACATAACCTTGGCCTATTTCCATTATTGAAAAATATTATGCAGGCAATGTTAACCTGCAAAAAATTAAGCTTTATTTTTATCGGATTTGCGAGCGGACTTTTTTTAAGCCAATATCCAATAGACTTTATCAGCCAAGCAATAATCTGGCCATTCACTGCCATACTCATATTGTTCATGATTGATATTGGCACAAAAATTGCAACACAAAAAAATGCTATTAAACAGTTCAGCCCTGCGCTTCTTGGTTTTGCTATCGGCATGCCCATTATTAATGGATGCATAGGATTATTGGTAGCTTCTCAATTTGCTGAACATTTCGGGTCAGTACTACTTTTTGCAGTACTTACTTCAAGCGCATCATATATCGCCGTACCAGCAGTTATGCGCACACAAGCACCTGATGCGCAAGAAGCTATATATCTACCTCTCGCGCTAGGTGTTACACTACCCTTTAATATCATTATTGGCATTCCGCTTTATTATTATATTGGGCAATATTTACATATGTTCAGTATATAA
- the prs gene encoding ribose-phosphate diphosphokinase has translation MNFALITIDNKHGLAGCIADAMNKMLHEAIVKKFADGEMSVTVDNPTYWIGNKAVIIQSTNNPVHEHIMQVAFLAQELKHAGATQVIAVIPYFGYARHDASTIFGKPGHAQVLARLLEEAGVDELITVELHKSSIKNFFSIPVRNIQLTDFIAHYIAESIDLSAGACLLAPDEGARERVQTIAYKLVLDCVVLHKERYEPNKTRVIGMEGGDCADKAIIVVDDIIDTGGTAIKACAKIKEHGAREVYGLFVHPVLSGDACERIEASLFKKIFVSNTIELSAHTLNTKIHTFDITSLIVQEIYKSFATPAIANHEVRYNAMHIRGD, from the coding sequence ATGAATTTTGCACTCATTACTATAGATAATAAACATGGATTGGCCGGTTGCATTGCTGATGCTATGAACAAAATGCTCCATGAGGCCATTGTAAAAAAATTTGCAGATGGTGAAATGTCAGTTACCGTAGACAATCCAACCTATTGGATAGGTAACAAGGCGGTGATTATTCAATCGACCAATAATCCCGTGCATGAACATATTATGCAAGTTGCTTTTTTAGCCCAAGAATTAAAACATGCTGGGGCTACGCAAGTTATTGCCGTAATTCCTTATTTTGGGTATGCACGGCATGATGCAAGCACTATATTTGGCAAACCGGGACATGCACAAGTGCTTGCACGATTACTTGAAGAGGCGGGTGTAGATGAATTGATAACGGTTGAGTTACACAAATCTTCTATAAAAAATTTTTTTTCTATTCCTGTACGCAATATTCAATTGACTGATTTTATTGCACACTATATAGCAGAATCAATTGACCTATCTGCAGGTGCATGTTTGTTGGCGCCTGATGAAGGTGCTCGCGAACGAGTACAAACCATTGCATATAAACTTGTACTTGATTGTGTGGTATTACACAAGGAGCGCTATGAGCCAAATAAAACTCGTGTAATTGGTATGGAAGGTGGTGACTGTGCGGATAAGGCAATTATTGTAGTTGATGATATTATTGATACAGGTGGTACGGCAATCAAAGCATGTGCAAAAATAAAAGAACATGGGGCGCGTGAGGTATATGGGTTATTTGTACATCCTGTGCTTTCAGGCGATGCGTGTGAGCGCATAGAGGCAAGTCTATTCAAGAAAATTTTTGTCAGTAATACCATAGAGCTTTCTGCGCATACATTAAACACAAAAATACATACATTTGATATAACCTCACTGATAGTGCAAGAAATATACAAGTCTTTTGCAACACCTGCAATAGCAAATCATGAAGTTCGGTATAATGCAATGCACATACGTGGAGATTAA